Below is a window of Thermodesulfobacteriota bacterium DNA.
CTAGGTTCTTCGCCGGGCGAAGGCCACTCTTCCCGCCCGCCCGCGGGGGCTGCTCCAAGCTCCGAGCTGGGATCTTGACCCGTCCCCCTTCCCCCTTCACCCGTCACCCGTGACCCGTGACCCGTCCCCCGAGACGCCCCGAAGGGCCAGCACACCATCGAACACCGCGGCGACCTCGCGCCCCACCGCCTCCCAGGTTCGTCCCGCCACGTGGGCGCGAATCGCCTCCCGGTCCCAGGTGCGGGCGAGCGCGGCCCGCAGCTTGGCGGCCAGGTCCCCGGGCTCCCGGGCGCACAGCAGCCCCGCCTGCGGGGTCGTCACGATCTCCGGCGCCCCCCACACGTTGGTCGCCACCACGGGAGTCCCGCAGGCCAGCGACTCCATGAGCACGTTGGCCCACCCCTCCCGGGAGCTCGCCAGGCAAAAACAGTCGGCCGCGTTGTACCAGAGGTGGAGCTCCCGGTTGGGGCGCTCTCCCACCAGCACCACCCGGTCCCCGAGCCCACGCTCGGCGATCTGCGCTTCCAGGGCCGGCCGTTGGGGTCCCTCTCCCACGATGTAAAGCCGCGCTCGAGGCAGCGAAGCGAGCACCCCCTCCAGCGCCTCGATGGTCACGTGATGTCCCTTGAGCTCCTTGAGCGCCCCCACGGACAACACGATCTGGGCGTCCGCCGGCAGGCCGAGGGCGGCCCGGGCTTCGGTCCGCCCCATCAGCGCAAAGAGCTGGGGATCGATGCCGTTGGGGATCACCGAGATCTTCTCCCCCGGGGCGCCGAGCTCCACCATCCGGTCCCGCAAGGCGCCGCAGACCGAGATGACCGCGTCGCAGGAGCGAAGCGCCCGGCGGATCATCGGCCGAATCGTCGGAAGCTGGGAAAACTCGTGCACGTCCGAGCCCCGGGCCGAGAGCACCACCGGAACCCGGAGCAGCCGGCCCAGGGCCACGGCCGCCAGGCCGTCCGGGTAGACGAAATGGCTGTCGATCAGCTCGAAGGGGAAAGACCGCCGCAGCCTCCGGACGGTCGCCAGCGCGCCGGCCACGAGCAGGAGCCAGTGGACCTGCATGCTCACCTTGGGCAGCAGGGGATACCGGGGGTGGCACACCTCCACCGTCCCCTGCCGCTCGGCGCGGGGCACGCGGGCAAACGTCCCCCACCCGGTCCCCTCGAGGAAGCCCGGCACGTAGGGCACCGGCGCCACCACCCGCAGCGCGTTTCCCGGAAGGGCCGCAAACGCCTCCATCCGATACTTCACGAACACGCAGAAGTTCGGCATGGCGGCGTTGGGGTAGAGGGAGGTAAACGTGAGAACGTTCACCGGGCGCAGCTCCCGGCTCCACCTGCGCCAAGGGTGCGGCGCCCGACGCGCATCGCGGGATCTCCCATAGCCCATTTCTCCGTCGCACGAACCGCCCGGCCCTCGGGGCGGTACACCCACGGCTCACTCACCGGGGGTCACTACCTTACCTTCGACTGCCAGCCGAATCCACCGCGGAGCGGGATACAGCGACACCGGAGCGAGGTCCGGTTCTGCCTGGGGGGAAGCCAGCGGGCCCGATCACGTGCACCGGCTCGCAGGCCGCCCGCAGGCGGAGAGTTTGGGCGATCAGGGCGTCCCCGTCCACCTGAACCCTTCCGTGGGCGGGGAGCTCCACTCTCATTTCCGAAACCTTCCACCGCTCCACCCCCCGGGCGGGTCGGGGATCGCTGCGCAACACCGACCAGAAGAAGCGCAGCACCCCCCACCGGGCGCCGTCCACGCACAGGGCCTCCAGGCCGGGGGCAAAGAGGGAGCAGGTCTGCGAGATCCGGTACCGGCCCCCGTACCGGGGCATCCGCACGGCGATGAACTGGCCGCACGCGCCTCGGCGCCCCTCGCACTCCCAGCGCACGTCGGCACGGACGGGCGTGGCCAGACGTTTGGCGAAGGCCGCGGCGTAAGCGTACCGTCCGAGCCACTTCTTTCCGAGACGGCCCACCCCATGCACGGCGTCGGCATCCGGGCCCGCCGAGACGCCGATGAAGAACAGCGTGCTTCCGTTCTGCGTGTCGGCCACCCC
It encodes the following:
- a CDS encoding glycosyltransferase family 4 protein; this translates as MNVLTFTSLYPNAAMPNFCVFVKYRMEAFAALPGNALRVVAPVPYVPGFLEGTGWGTFARVPRAERQGTVEVCHPRYPLLPKVSMQVHWLLLVAGALATVRRLRRSFPFELIDSHFVYPDGLAAVALGRLLRVPVVLSARGSDVHEFSQLPTIRPMIRRALRSCDAVISVCGALRDRMVELGAPGEKISVIPNGIDPQLFALMGRTEARAALGLPADAQIVLSVGALKELKGHHVTIEALEGVLASLPRARLYIVGEGPQRPALEAQIAERGLGDRVVLVGERPNRELHLWYNAADCFCLASSREGWANVLMESLACGTPVVATNVWGAPEIVTTPQAGLLCAREPGDLAAKLRAALARTWDREAIRAHVAGRTWEAVGREVAAVFDGVLALRGVSGDGSRVTGDG
- a CDS encoding diacylglycerol kinase family protein gives rise to the protein MNRTDRDVVLVNPAARGAPADLAQTLRVRFPGARVWATQGPGHATELARRALAEGVDPEGRVVACGGDGTFREVATAVGSERCLGLLPTGTVNLVAAELGIPQGLDDALAVLAHGEPVPIYPGVADTQNGSTLFFIGVSAGPDADAVHGVGRLGKKWLGRYAYAAAFAKRLATPVRADVRWECEGRRGACGQFIAVRMPRYGGRYRISQTCSLFAPGLEALCVDGARWGVLRFFWSVLRSDPRPARGVERWKVSEMRVELPAHGRVQVDGDALIAQTLRLRAACEPVHVIGPAGFPPGRTGPRSGVAVSRSAVDSAGSRR